From a region of the Cucumis sativus cultivar 9930 chromosome 6, Cucumber_9930_V3, whole genome shotgun sequence genome:
- the LOC101218921 gene encoding uncharacterized protein LOC101218921 isoform X2, with the protein MIKYIANEPSTGLFYIQQHTKNAVPNVINLKNSVVHKSHETTLHTEDSEDSITMLRSMKECGFPIADEMIRDIRKSLAIMSTKQPRRGLIHNTSGMQQQQPGRMSTWRSTSWGRRAIGAPFNDDSGGYISTVFKSAREKASNFKWPQLDIKEDLAEVEVDKLQPQAIQPPVASTTSSSSQPDVDNEELPLSSQVNDQSQQDDMVDECLNTDLLSVSDNFDDFRADKEAKLEEWLGGSSGLNNLRDLRAG; encoded by the coding sequence ATGATCAAGTATATAGCAAATGAACCTTCAACTGGGCTTTTCTACATTCAACAGCATACAAAAAATGCTGTTCCCAATGTTATCAATCTGAAGAATAGTGTGGTACACAAATCTCATGAAACAACTCTCCACACTGAAGATTCGGAGGATTCGATCACGATGTTAAGATCGATGAAAGAATGTGGTTTTCCTATTGCTGATGAGATGATCAGAGACATAAGGAAGTCTCTTGCTATAATGTCAACCAAACAGCCAAGAAGGGGCTTGATCCATAATACTTCTGGCATGCAGCAACAACAGCCAGGGAGAATGAGCACCTGGAGATCGACCAGTTGGGGGCGAAGAGCAATTGGAGCCCCATTTAATGATGACAGTGGAGGTTATATTTCAACAGTATTCAAGTCAGCAAGAGAAAAGGCGAGCAACTTTAAGTGGCCACAGCTTGACATCAAGGAAGATCTTGCAGAAGTTGAAGTTGATAAACTACAGCCACAAGCTATCCAACCGCCAGTTGCTTCTACTACTTCTAGCTCGTCACAGCCAGATGTGGACAATGAGGAGTTGCCTCTGTCCAGTCAAGTTAATGATCAGTCGCAACAGGATGACATGGTTGATGAATGCTTGAATACTGATTTACTTTCGGTGTCCGATAACTTCGATGATTTCAGGGCTGATAAAGAAGCGAAACTGGAGGAGTGGTTGGGAGGATCTAGCGGCTTGAATAATTTAAGAGATTTGAGGGCAGGGTAA
- the LOC101218921 gene encoding uncharacterized protein LOC101218921 isoform X1 — protein MHGFSTVDGFVEIAESSAEMIKYIANEPSTGLFYIQQHTKNAVPNVINLKNSVVHKSHETTLHTEDSEDSITMLRSMKECGFPIADEMIRDIRKSLAIMSTKQPRRGLIHNTSGMQQQQPGRMSTWRSTSWGRRAIGAPFNDDSGGYISTVFKSAREKASNFKWPQLDIKEDLAEVEVDKLQPQAIQPPVASTTSSSSQPDVDNEELPLSSQVNDQSQQDDMVDECLNTDLLSVSDNFDDFRADKEAKLEEWLGGSSGLNNLRDLRAG, from the coding sequence TAGCTGAAAGCTCGGCAGAGATGATCAAGTATATAGCAAATGAACCTTCAACTGGGCTTTTCTACATTCAACAGCATACAAAAAATGCTGTTCCCAATGTTATCAATCTGAAGAATAGTGTGGTACACAAATCTCATGAAACAACTCTCCACACTGAAGATTCGGAGGATTCGATCACGATGTTAAGATCGATGAAAGAATGTGGTTTTCCTATTGCTGATGAGATGATCAGAGACATAAGGAAGTCTCTTGCTATAATGTCAACCAAACAGCCAAGAAGGGGCTTGATCCATAATACTTCTGGCATGCAGCAACAACAGCCAGGGAGAATGAGCACCTGGAGATCGACCAGTTGGGGGCGAAGAGCAATTGGAGCCCCATTTAATGATGACAGTGGAGGTTATATTTCAACAGTATTCAAGTCAGCAAGAGAAAAGGCGAGCAACTTTAAGTGGCCACAGCTTGACATCAAGGAAGATCTTGCAGAAGTTGAAGTTGATAAACTACAGCCACAAGCTATCCAACCGCCAGTTGCTTCTACTACTTCTAGCTCGTCACAGCCAGATGTGGACAATGAGGAGTTGCCTCTGTCCAGTCAAGTTAATGATCAGTCGCAACAGGATGACATGGTTGATGAATGCTTGAATACTGATTTACTTTCGGTGTCCGATAACTTCGATGATTTCAGGGCTGATAAAGAAGCGAAACTGGAGGAGTGGTTGGGAGGATCTAGCGGCTTGAATAATTTAAGAGATTTGAGGGCAGGGTAA